The genomic interval AGTTTTCCCATTGCCTGGTTTTTATAGGTCTACGATTCGAACTTGGCCATCTAGATCGTAAATTGAATGTAGATAAGCCCAGCTATTCTCAGGAATTATAGACAGTGAAACATTGttccattttttatttattccacCAGATAGACGCTGAACATCTTTTCGGGTTGTTATTTAAccgattttaattaaagtatAGTTGTATTAACCGCTAAGTAGCTCTTTATCTGTCATTATTTCTATCTGTTCCGcaacttaataattaaaaaaaaacaattgacGCAGCCACATCCTTATCAATGGTGTAGGTCTACCTTGGAAGGTAAAACATCGTGTAGTTAAGCCTAGTGTTGTACAATTACTGAAAAGTTGGGGTTTCATTCGATAGTGTTGTaagattatttaaatttattcggCATAATGTTGTGCAATAGAAAAAGATCCTGgcttaaatataatataatatttcactCTAATTAATGCTACTcatttaaataagaataatagcttactttttttatatgtattatGTAACTTTGACAAGTACACCTTAAATTGAATGGACTCTTATCTCTTTTGTATGGCGATGACGCTGGCCAGTAAAACTTTTTTGGCGATGAAAAACTTTTGGCTTAGGCAATCTTTACTTTCGGCTTTATTGCCCTGCCATATGGGGTCAATAAAGTGTTGATGGTATTTCCTTGGATCTTCTGTACGTCGATGGAAATTTTCCCTTATTTTTTCGCATTTGGTGACAGTTTTTTCTTTGTTGGTGGGAGATTTCCAGAAATAAGGCGCCACTTACCTACTTATGCTGGATATTGGGCATTTTAGCTCATTTATTTGCCTTATTTGTCTTATTTGaattaagaatatatatatgcttgTTAGGATCGATCGCTCTTTACTTCATATACCCATTTACTATACCAGTAACGTGGCTAGatacttttaattgaaaacttaatttgtatttatcaCGTTATGTTCATATATTCATAAATTATACTTGCAATACATTTTGCAGAATTATATAAcgcattttatttatggcataaatgctatttaaattattttgtgcCTGAACTTGTCCCAGTAGAGGTTGAGGATGAAGTTCCAGACGAGGTCGAGTCGGAGGAAGTTGAGCCAGAAGAAGCCGAGCCAGAGGAAGTTGAGCCGGAAGAAGTCGAACCAGAGGAAGTCGAACCAGAGGAAGTCGAGCCAGAGGAAGTCGAGCCAGAGGAAGTCGAACCTGAGGAAGTCGAACCTGAGGAAGACGTCGAAGTTCCATCGCTTTGCGTGGGATTGCAGCAGAGGAACATGGGCTCCACCCCGTTTACGCAGGATCCGGAGTTCTCGTTGAAGTAGTAGTTGACGGGGCAGCTCTCCACGGCCTTCTGGACGCCGTTCACGCAGTACAGGTAATCAGAGCAATTGGATGCCGAGTAGGCGTTCACGAAGGTCGCAGTGGTGCCAACACATCTGTCGCAGTTGTTCCTCGCTTCCATCCTGGTCACACACGCCTTCGAGATGGTATCATAGTAGTATCCCGAGGGGCAGGTCATCAGCTGATAGTTGCCAGCGGAGCACAGGTAGTACTGGTTGCATGCGGTGGCTGCGATCGTCGCTCCCGACGAGGAGCATGTGGTCGGAGCAGACACTCCGGTCAGGGATGGATCATTGGTGACCTGGGCGCACGATGAGGCCATCTTGTAGCCGCAGTTGCTGGCCTGCACATTGAACACTAGACCAGCTTCGCAGGATCCCGAGTGCAGAACGTTGTCCTGGCAGTAGTTCCAGCCACTGCAGTTAGAAGGGCTGCCAAAGTAGACGCCATTCTTGACGAGATTGCACAGGTTGAGGATGACCGAGGCAGTGGAGTCACCACCGGCGGACTCGGTGCATGGATAGCTGTTCTTGTACACACAGGCCATTGTGGTGGGATTGAAGTTCTCGCCGGCAGGACAATTGCCACTCACAGCGCCGGAGGCTCCGCAGTAGTAGTAGCCGCCGCAGGACGAACTGGATGCCGCGAAGGATCCCACCGCCTTGCCCAGGCAGGGATTGGAGTTGCTGGTGCAGGTGCTCGGCACAATGCCCGTGCACTGCTGGGCATTCTTGTCGAAATAGTAGCCCTGGGGACAGGACATGGTCGTGAACGATGATCCCTGGCACTGGTAGTAGGTCGAGCAGTCCGACTGGCTGGCCACGTAGTTGCCATTGCTGACCAGCAGGCACAAGGCGGTGACGTTCACATCGGCTGCAGCTGGAGCGGCACAGGCGATCACTAGCGCCACGGCAGCGAGGATGGTTGCTTTTTGTCCACCTGGAAGCGTTGATCATATTCATATTACATTCCAATGTAACTTGTTTAATTCCTAAACTTTTATATGTGATACCCACCCATTGTTTGTTTCTTCTTTTGGTGGCTCCTAGTTGAATACTGTTTCTGGTTGATGGACTTCCTCGGCTTTTATTTGTCCAGTCCGGCCAGGAGTTATCTTCGATCCGCTGGGCTGTCCAAGTTGATCGACGACCCTTCAGATCAGGAACCCATTTTGTGATGTATCGCAAGCGAAGCCAACCAACCATTTTTGCATGATCGATGG from Drosophila mauritiana strain mau12 chromosome 3L, ASM438214v1, whole genome shotgun sequence carries:
- the LOC117139341 gene encoding peritrophin-48, whose protein sequence is MGGQKATILAAVALVIACAAPAAADVNVTALCLLVSNGNYVASQSDCSTYYQCQGSSFTTMSCPQGYYFDKNAQQCTGIVPSTCTSNSNPCLGKAVGSFAASSSSCGGYYYCGASGAVSGNCPAGENFNPTTMACVYKNSYPCTESAGGDSTASVILNLCNLVKNGVYFGSPSNCSGWNYCQDNVLHSGSCEAGLVFNVQASNCGYKMASSCAQVTNDPSLTGVSAPTTCSSSGATIAATACNQYYLCSAGNYQLMTCPSGYYYDTISKACVTRMEARNNCDRCVGTTATFVNAYSASNCSDYLYCVNGVQKAVESCPVNYYFNENSGSCVNGVEPMFLCCNPTQSDGTSTSSSGSTSSGSTSSGSTSSGSTSSGSTSSGSTSSGSTSSGSASSGSTSSDSTSSGTSSSTSTGTSSGTK